The genomic DNA CTTTGTGCTTGCCATGACAGTCAGTTCTCTGATCTTCATTTCTCAGTCTTGTAGAGTATTATGAAAAGCTGTGATTGATAAAACagttgtgtgtttgtgattGTGGAACCAATACTCATTAAGGGACTTGAGTGACAGCACTAGATGCCAATGAAAGGCTTACATTTCCATGATAACTTTGCTCCTCTttgctctcctctgctcctctaCAGAAGGAGGGACCTTTCAGAAGAGACAGTGGGCaggcaaataaaattaattcaaaccATCCAGGCAGCCAACTCCTTGTTTGAGACAACCACTAGATTAGGTGAGAAATTGTTccttaaatacattttccagaCAGTTTCCTGGGCTAGAATGAGCAGGAAGATCAGAGAAGGGTGCTGTAGTcagtgtgctgtgctgagcagttTCATGGAGGTGAAGGTGGAAGGTGAAATCCAGCTTATTCCCCCAGGGTCTGAGGCCTGATGGGAACCTTGTCAGTAATCATGATGAGCCTACATATGGAGTTGGTGCCACATAGCTATTTGTTTCCTGGGGTTCCTCAGCATTTCTTCCCAGTGGttcctctctgtgcctgtgaCATGTAAGCCCAGACTGCACTTGCCAAGCACATGGCTCTGGCCAGCTCCATCCTGGCtcagcatttccagctccaCGCTGGAGGCACGCAGGAGCTCATGAGGCACCTCAAACatgatcatctcattccacacAGGGTTGATCTTGTGTTTTGCACGTTTGGTCTGCTTCTTCTTCAGCTTCAGTGACTGATGCCTCAGGGTCACCTTGACAGAAACATCTGTATAGGGAGGGGAGAGACACACCATGTTAATGAGCATGGAACAAATGGGCTAGACTGGACAGGAACaggctgagttggaagggacccatcagggtcatggagtccaactcctggccctgcacaggacaccccaaaaatcacaccatgtgcccaagagGGTTGTCCAAACACTTTTCAAACTACATCAGGCTCATGCTGTGACCAACCTAAATCTCATttgactcagcttcatgctgtGTTCTTAgatcctgtccctgcccatgaaagagaagagatcagtgcttGCCCTTTTACTTCCCCTTGTGAGGATGTTGAAGACCACAATGAGGTTTCCCCTCAatgtcttctccaggctgaagagagcaagtgacctcagccattCTTCATAAGGCTTCCCCTCCAGGTCCTTTGCCAtcctcatggccctcctttggacactctctaatatCTTAATGTTTCTTTATATTGTGATGCCTAAATCTGCACCCAAAAATGCAAGAGAATTTACACTGATGACATCAAACTGAGAGAGCACAGAAGAAATATTGATCAgggggtgtttgtttttcactttttagaaattattcaAATCTCTTTGGCTTTCTTAGCCGGacatctattttatttttttcctgctaaactTCACCTTTCCCACTTTCTTTCTAGATTTACATAATAGCAGAAACAACAGTATCTATTTCCTTGCTATAACACTCACCACTGCCAAGTAGATCTTTCAGCTGCTTGGAATGGAGGTTTTTAGCCTTGATAATCACCACCAGCAGGCGATTAGCTGCTGGCAGGTAGCTAATAGAGAGCAGAACTTCCCCATGTCCTGTGGATGGCTCCTGTAAATGGAGACACAGAAAGGGTTAATTTTT from Sylvia atricapilla isolate bSylAtr1 chromosome 6, bSylAtr1.pri, whole genome shotgun sequence includes the following:
- the SYT13 gene encoding synaptotagmin-13 isoform X2, with translation MKTWDPERAASGGQAPELHFSLLYDPQQAELRVALLEAMHGRMSGDQDAGCHCYILGTLESKSGIAEAQTELKKKVLHTLWEEVLRFPLTEEEMPGGTLTLTLRNCDKFSRHSIVGELKLNLAEMEESFGKAQWERLKSPEKEPSTGHGEVLLSISYLPAANRLLVVIIKAKNLHSKQLKDLLGSDVSVKVTLRHQSLKLKKKQTKRAKHKINPVWNEMIMFEVPHELLRASSVELEMLSQDGAGQSHVLGKCSLGLHVTGTERNHWEEMLRNPRKQIAMWHQLHM